Part of the Pseudomonas sp. ADAK13 genome is shown below.
GTTCAGCGCGGTCACCAGCATCAGGCCGCGCTCAAGGTGCGCAGCCATTTGCTCGGCGTCCGGCTCCAGTCCGGCGATGCAATGCTCCTGGAAGTTGCTGCAACCATCGGCCAGCAGGCGGATCGACTCCAGCAGGTTGTGGATGATCACCGGCTTGTACACGTTCAACTGCAAATGCCCCTGGCTCGCCGCGAAGCCGATGGTCACGTCGTTGCCCAGCACCTGGCAGGCCAGCATCGACAGCGCTTCGCACTGGGTCGGGTTGACCTTGCCCGGCATGATCGAACTGCCCGGTTCATTTGCCGGCAGCTTGACCTCTGCCAGCCCGGCCCGCGGCCCGGAGCCCAGCAGGCGCAGATCGTTGGCGATTTTCATCAGGGCCACAGCCAGGGTTTTCAGGGCGCCGTGCAAGGTGGTCAAGGGCTCATGGCCCGACAGCGCGGCAAATTTGTTCGGCGCGGTGACAAAGGGCAGGCCGGACAGCGCCGCCAACTCGGAGGCGATCGCTTCGCCAAAACCGTGGGGCGAATTGAGCCCGGTGCCCACCGCAGTACCGCCCTGGGCCAGTTCACACACGGCGGGCAGGGCGCTGCGGATCGCGCGTTCGGCGTAATCCAGTTGCGCTATAAAAGCCGACACTTCCTGGCCGAAAGTGATCGGCGTGGCGTCCATCATGTGGGTGCGGCCGGTTTTCACCAGCTTCATGTGCCGCGCCGACAGTTCCGCCAGGCCGCCGGACAGTTCACGGATGGCCGGCAACAGCTTCTCGGTGACGGCCTGCACGGCGGCGATGCTCATGGCCGTGGGGAAGCAGTCGTTGGAGCTTTGTGAGCGGTTCACGTGATCGTTGGGATGCACCGGGCTCTTGCCGCCACGGGCTTTGCCCGACAGTTCGTTGGCGCGGCCGGCGATCACTTCGTTGGCGTTCATGTTGCTCTGGGTGCCGCTGCCGGTCTGCCACACAACAAGCGGGAACTGGTCGTCGTGCTTTCCGTCGAGCACTTCGTCGGCGGCCTGTTCGATCAGCCGGGCGATGTCGGCGGGGAGGTCGCCATTGCGGTCGTTGACCCGGGCCGCGGCCTTTTTGATCAGGGCCAGGGCGTGCAACACGGCGAGGGGCATGCGTTGGTCGCCGATGGCGAAGTTCACCAGCGAGCGTTGGGTCTGGGCGCCCCAGTAAGCGTCATCCGGGACTTGCACTTCTCCCAGGCTGTCGGTTTCGATACGGCTCATCGGGCACACTCCTTCAGGTTCGTTTGCGCAGTTTAGGCCTTGATCGTCCCTGGGGGTTCCCTTAAAAGACTTTTCATCGGATTAAGCCCCGCAAAACCAGGCCCCATAAGGCGTGGGGTTGAGCCGCGGCGTTTTTTAGGCGCAGAATGGGCGCCCTTGGGGTCTTACCTCGCCTGCTAGAAAAGGAAACTCGATGACTCGTCTTCGTGCCATCTGTACCGCGGTTGCTCTGGTATGTGCCAGCGGCCAGGTTTTTGCCGATACCGCCAGCCACAACGCCAGTGCCGAAGCCTTCCTTACCCTGGCCCATGCCGACAAGCTGGGTACCCCGGTGTACATGCAAGTGCAGCAAATGTTCGCCCAGCGTTTCGAGCAGACCAAGGCACCGGCTTCCAAGCAAACCGTCCTGGACACCTACCAGGCCAAGGCCAACACCGCCCTGGACCAGGCCATCGGCTGGAACAAGCTCAAGCCGGACATGATCAAGCTCTACACCGACAACTTCAGCGAATCCGAGCTCAAGGACCTGGTTGCGTTCTACCAGTCGCCACTGGGCAAGAAAGTCCTGGAGAAAATGCCTCAGCTGACCCAGCAATCGGCCCAGATGACCCAGGCCAAGCTGGAAAGCGCGGTACCGGTGGTGAACAAGCTGCTGGAAGACATGACTAACGAGCTGACGCCAAAAGCCCCGGCCCCGGCCAAGAAGAAGTAAACAGGAATGACCATGCAACAGCGTATCGAATCGGCACTCGTCGCCCTGAGCCCGGAACACTTGAGCGTGCTGGATGAAAGCCATATGCACAGCCGTGGGTTGCAGACCCACTTCAAGGCGGTGCTGGTGAGCCAGCAGTTCGAGGGTCTCAATCGCGTCAAGCGCCACCAGAAGGTCTACGCCACCCTGGGTGACCTGATGAGCGAATTCCATGCGTTGGCGCTGCATACCTACACGCCTGAAGAATGGGCAAAAATCGACGCAGCCCCGGCCTCGCCGACCTGCGCCGGCGGTCACTGACACTGTGGCACATTGGCTTGATGTGGCGAGGGAGCTTGCTCCCGCTGGGCTGCGCAGCAGCCCTTCTGCCAATCACCGCGATCTTGCTGAAAGGTTGCACCTGCCTTGTTGGGGCCGCTTCGCAGCCCGGCGGGAGCAAGCGCCCTCGCCACAGTAAAGAGGCGGTCCATAATCGTCGCCATTTTTGTTAGAATCCGCAACGCGCCGCTCAGTCGGCGCGTTTTTTTTGCATCCGGTTCACCCTTTACGAGGGTAGCCACCTGGAGAGAACACCCATGACTCAACCGATTGTCGTGGCGGCACTGTATAAGTTCGTCACCCTCGAAGATTACGTCGCCCTGCGCGAGCCATTGCTGCAGGCGATGGTCGACAACGGCATCAAAGGCACCTTGCTGATCGCCGAAGAAGGCATCAACGGCACCGTATCCGGCAGCCGCGAAGGCATTGATGGCCTGATGGCCTGGCTCAAGAACGACCCGCGCATGGACGACATCGACCACAAAGAGTCGTACTGCGACGAGCAGCCGTTCTACCGCACCAAGGTCAAGCTCAAGAAAGAGATCGTGACCTTGGGCGTTGAAGGCGTCGACCCCAACAAGAAAGTCGGCACCTACGTGAACCCGCAGGACTGGAATGCGCTGATCAGCGACCCTGAAGTGCTGCTGATCGATACCCGCAACGACTACGAAGTGTCCATCGGCACCTTTGAAGGTGCGATCGACCCTAAGACCACCAGCTTCCGCGAATTTCCCGACTACATCAAAGCCAATTTCGACCCGGCCAAACACAAGAAAGTCGCCATGTTCTGCACCGGCGGCATTCGTTGCGAAAAAGCCTCGAGCTATATGCTCAGCGAGGGTTTCGACGAGGTGTATCACCTCAAGGGCGGCATCCTGAAGTACCTCGAAGAGGTGCCGCAGGAAGAAACCAAGTGGCAGGGCGACTGCTTTGTGTTCGACAATCGCGTGACCGTGCGCCACGACTTGAGCGAAGGCGACTACGATCAATGTCATGCCTGCCGCACACCGGTCAGCGTTGAAGACCGTGCATCCGAACACTACGTGGCTGGCATCAGTTGCCCGCATTGCTGGGATAAGCTTTCCGAGAAGACCCGTCGCAGTGCGATCGACCGGCAGAAGCAGATTGAACTGGCCAAGGCCCGCAATATGCCGCACCCGATTGGCTACAACTACAAGCAATCCCCATCTTCCGAGGCCTGAGCCATGTCCGCGCGCCTGCTCTATGTAATGGATCCGATGTGTTCCTGGTGCTGGGGTTTCGCCCCGGTGGCCAAGGCGCTGGTTGAGCAGGCCCAGGCCGCAGGCGTGGAGCTGCACCTGGTGGTGGGCGGCTTGCGCACCGGCAGCGGCGCGGCGCTGGAGCCGACCACTCGGCGCTACATTCTGGAGCATTGGCAGGCGGTGACCGACGCCACCGGCCAGCCGTTCAAGCGCGAAGGCGCATTGCCCGAAGGGTTTGTGTACGACACCGAGCCGGCTTGCCGCGCCGTGGTCACCGCCCGCAGCCTGGCACCAGATTGCGCGTGGAAACTGCTGGGCCTGATCCAGCAGGCGTTCTATGTCGAGGGTCGTGACGTGACCCGCGCCGACGTGCTGGTGGAGCTGGCCGAGACGGCCGGTGTGCCGCGTATCGAATTCGCCGAAGCCTTCGACCGGGCCGACCAGCATGCGGCCACCGCGGCGGATTTCACCTGGGTCCAGGATTTGGGCATCGCCGGTTTCCCGACCTTGTTGGCTGAGCGCAACGGGCAACTGGCGCTCCTGACCAACGGCTATCAGCCGCTGTCCGAGTTGGCGCCGCTGTTGAGTCGCTGGCTGGAGCGAGCTGCCTGTGCATGATCAGCCTGATCCCATCGAACAACCGAAGCGCGTCGACCGGTTGACCTGGGCGGAAGTCCGCCGCCTGGCCTTGCGTCACAAGAAATCCCTGTGGATCGCCAACGGCGTTGCCGTGTTGGCGACCCTGTGCAGCGTGCCGATTCCGTTGCTGTTGCCGTTGCTGGTGGACGAAGTGCTGCTGGGCCATGGCGACGCGGCGCTGAAAGTCATGAACCATGCGCTGCCCCTGGGTTGGCAGAAGGCCGCCGGTTATATCGGCCTGATGCTGCTGGTGACCTTGCTCCTGCGTTGCGGCGCGCTGGTGTTCAACGTGTTGCAGGCGCGGTTGTTTGCGCGGCTGGCCAAGGACATCGTGTATCGCATTCGTGTGCGGCTGATCGAGCGGCTCAAGCGCATTTCCCTCAGCGAATACGAAAGCCTGGGCAGCGGCACGGTGACCACGCACCTGGTGACCGACCTGGACACGGTGGACAAATTCGTCGGCGAGACCCTCAGCCGTTTCCTGGTGGCGATGCTGACGCTGGTGGGCACCTCCGGCATCCTGATGTGGATGCACTGGAAGCTGGCGCTGTTGATCCTGCTGTTCAACCCGCTGGTGATCTACGCCACCGTGCAGTTGGGCAAGCGGGTCAAGCACCTGAAGAAGCTGGAAAACGACAGCACGTCGCGGTTTACCCAGGCCCTCACCGAAACCCTTGATGCGATCCAGGAAGTGCGCGCCGGCAACCGCCAGGGCTTTTTCCTCGGGCGCCTGGGCCAGCGTGCCCAGGAAGTGCGGGACTTTGCGGTCAATTCCCAGTGGAAAAGCGACGCCTCCAGCCGTGCAAGTGGCTTGCTGTTCCAGTTCGGTATCGACATCTTCCGTGCGGCAGCGATGCTGACGGTGTTGTTTTCCGACCTGTCCATCGGCCAGATGCTGGCGGTGTTCAGTTACCTGTGGTTCATGATCAGCCCGGTGGAACAACTGCTGAACCTGCAATATGCCTACTACGCGGCGGGCGGGGCGCTGACCCGGATCAACGAACTGCTGGCCCGCGCCGACGAGCCGCAATACGCCGGCGGCGCCGACCCGTTTACCGGGCGTGAGACCGTGGGCATCGAGGTGCGCGGCCTGAACTTCGGCTACGGCGAAGAGCTGGTGCTCGACCAGTTGAACCTGAACATTGCCCCGGGTGAAAAGGTCGCGATCGTCGGCGCCAGTGGCGGCGGCAAAAGTACCCTGGTGCAGCTGTTGCTGGGGTTGTATACGCCGCAGGCCGGCAGCATTCGTTTTGGCGGGCTGACCCAGCAGGAAATCGGCCTGGAGACGATTCGCGAGAATGTCTCCGTGGTGCTGCAACACCCGGCACTGTTCAATGACACGGTACGCGCCAACCTGACCATGGGCCGCGAACGCAGCGATCAGGCCTGCTGGCAGGCGCTGGAGATTGCCCAGTTGGACGCGACCGTCAAGGCACTGCCACTGGGCCTGGACAGCGTGGTCGGGCGCTCCGGCGTGCGCTTCTCCGGTGGGCAACGTCAGCGCCTGGCCATTGCACGGATGGTGCTGGCGGAGCCGAAAGTGGTAATACTCGACGAAGCGACCTCGGCGCTCGATGCGGCGACTGAATACAACCTGCATCAGGCGCTGGCACGGTTTCTCAGTGGCCGTACCACCTTGATCATCGCCCACAGGCTGTCGGCGGTGAAACAGGCGGATCGGGTGTTGGTGTTTGATGGCGGGCATATTGCCGAAGATGGCGACCATCAGCAGTTGATTGCCGACGGTGGCTTGTACGCCAAACTTTACGGACACTTGCAACAAGTGCGGTGATTTAGCCTACGCTGAGCTATCAGGAGCGGTTTTCACTCGCGTGCGTATTTTAGTTGTGCATGTGCAAGGGACCTCATGAAGCAAAAGCAGACTCTCGGAACCCCTCGGTTATTGGGCATCGTCTGGCCTTTTATAGCCGTCGTACTGTTCCAGGCATTGTTAGGCTGCGTCAGTCTCTACGTGCTCTCGGCGGTGCGCGGCTATGTGGCGGGCGAAAGCCTGTGGTCCAAGGGCCAGAAAGACGCGATCTTCTACCTGACGCTGTACGCCGACAACCGCAACGAAGCCACCTTCCTCAAATACCAGAACGCGATTGCCGTGCCCCAGGGCGGGCACGAACTGCGGGTGGCCCTCGATCGCCCGACCCCGGACCTGACCGCCGCGCGCCTGGGCATTCTGAAGGGCGGCAACCACCGTGACGACGTTTCCAGCCTGATCTGGCTCTACCTGAACTTTCGCCATTTCAGTTACCTGGAAAAAGCCATCGAGCTGTGGACCGTGGGCGATGGCTATCTGGTGCAACTGGACGACCTGGCCCAGGAGATGCACCGCGCGATCCTGGCCAATCAGGTCAGCAGCGCCGACGTGCAGGGCTGGAAGGAGCGGATTTTTGCGATCAATGACGGTGTGACGCCGGCGGCCAAAGCCTTCAGTGATGCCTTGGGCGAGGGCTCGCGGATGATCCTGCGCCTGCTGCTGGTGACCAACCTGGCCACGGCGCTGGGCCTGATCATGTTGGCGTTGCTGCGCACCCACAAACTGCTGGCCCAGCGGCATGCGTTTGCCGACGCATTGCAGTTGGAAAAGGAGCGGGCGCAGATCACCCTGGAGTCGATTGGCGATGGGGTGATCACCACCGACGTCGACGGCGCCATCGCGTATATGAACCCGGCCGCCGAAGCCCTGACCCACTGGAAAGCCGCCCAGGCCCAGGGGTTGCCGCTGGCGGCGCTGTTCAACTTGCTGGACGAGAATGCCCAGGCCGACGGCTTTACCCTGATAGAACGCATCCTGGGCGGCCAGCTCGGCGGCGGCAGCGAGCATTCAAAGCTGATCCAGCGCCTGGACGGCACCACCGTGTCGGTCACCCTGGTGGGCGCGCCGATCCGCAGTGCTGGCAAAGTCGTCGGCGCAGTGCTGGTGCTGCACGACATGACCCAGGAACGCCAGTACATCGCCAATCTGTCCTGGCAGGCGACCCACGATGCCTTGACGGGCCTGGCCAACCGGCGCGAGTTCGAGTTCCGCCTGGAGCAGGTGCTGCATAACGTCGGGCGCCAGCAATCGGGGCGCCACGCCTTGATGTTCCTCGATCTGGACCAGTTCAAACTGGTCAACGACACCTGCGGGCACGCCGCCGGGGATGAGCTGTTGCGGCATATCTGCGCACTGTTGCAGTCCGACCTGCGGGAAGGCGACACCCTGGCCCGGTTGGGCGGTGACGAGTTCGGCATCCTGCTGGAGAACTGCCCGGCGCCGGTGGCGGAAAAGATCGCCGAAAGCCTGCGCCATACCGTGCAAAGCCTGCACTTTGTGTGGAAGGGCCGGCCGTTTGTCACCACCGTGAGTATCGGCCTGGTGCACATCACCCAAGCCCCCACCACCCTGGAGACGTCCCTGCGTGCCGCCGACATGGCGTGCTACATGGCCAAGGAAAAGGGCCGCAACCGCGTGCAGGTGTATCACGCCGATGACTCGGAATTGTCCCTGCGCTTTGGCGAGATGGCCTGGGTGCAGCGCCTGCACATGGCCCTGGAAGAGAACCGTTTTTGCCTGTATGCCCAGGAAATCGCGCCCCTGGGGCACACCGAACATGGCGACGGGCACATCGAAATCCTGCTGCGCCTGCATGACGAGGCGGGGCGGATCATCCTGCCGAACAGCTTTATTCCGGCGGCCGAACGTTACGGGTTGATGACCTCCCTGGACCGCTGGGTGGTGGAGAACGTGTTCAAGATCATCGCGGGCTGCATGCGTGAGCGCCCGGGCCGGCCCATGGCCATGTGTGCGATCAATCTGTCAGGCATTACCATCGGCGATGAAGACTTTCTCGGGTTTTTACGTGAGCAATTCAGCGCCTATGGCATCCCGCCAGAAATGATTTGTTTTGAAATTACAGAAACCAGCGCTATCGCGAATTTGGGCAGTGCAATTCGTTTTATTAACGAGCTCAAAGAGTTAGGGTGCTATTTCTCCCTGGATGACTTCTGCGCCGGGATGTCCTCGTTCGCCTATCTTAAACATTTACCTGTAGACTTCTTGAAGATCGATGGAAGTTTCGTAAAGGATATGCTGGACGACCCGATTAACCGCGCTATGGTCGAAGTGATCAATCACATCGGCCATGTCATGGGTAAGCGCACAATTGCCGAATTTGTCGAGACACCCCAGATCGAACAAGCCTTGCTTGAGATCGGGGTCGACTACGCTCAGGGATACCTGATCGAGCGTCCGCAGTTGTTTACCTTTGATAGTTTGCAGTGTCGACCTGTGCGACCGCAGCCTCTGTTATTCAAGGCGCCTGGCACGTTCCGATGAAACATTTGCTGGTCTGTACATATCACAAATCAAAAGGAGCCCGACAGTGATCGACACATTCAACAGAACCGGCCCGCTTATGGAAGCCTCAAGTTACCCCGCCTGGGCGCAGCAACTGATCCAGGCCTGTAGCGAGAGCAAGCGCCGCGTTGTCGAACACGAACTGTACCAGCGCATGCGCGATAACAAGCTCAGCGCCAAGACTATGCGCCACTACCTGATTGGTGGTTGGCCAGTGGTGGAACAGTTTGCGTTGTACATGGCACAGAACCTCACCAAGACCAAATTTGCCCGCCATCCTGGGGAGGACATGGCGCGCCGCTGGCTGATGCGCAATATTCGCGTGGAACTCAACCATGCCGACTATTGGGTGCATTGGGCCCGGGCCCATGGCGTCAGCCTCGAAGAGCTGCAGGCACAGGAAGTGCCGCCGGAGTTGCATGCGCTGAGCCATTGGTGCTGGCACACCAGCTCGGCCGATTCGCTGATTGTTGCGATTGCCGCCACCAACTACGCCATCGAAGGGGCCACTGGGGAGTGGTCTGCCGTGGTGTGTTCGACCGGCGTGTATGCCGCAGCATTCCCTGAGGAAGACCGCAAGCGCGCCATGAAGTGGCTGAAGATGCATGCCCAGTACGATGACGCCCACCCGTGGGAAGCGCTGGAAATCATCTGCACCCTGGCCGGCATGAACCCGACCAAGGAACTGCAGGTAGAGCTGCGCCAGGCAGTGTGCAAGAGTTACGACTACATGTACCTGTTCCTGGAACGCTGCATGCAGTTGGAAAAGTCGGCAGCCAGCAGCCGCAAACAACCGGAACTGGTTGCCAGCGAGGCATAAACAGCGGGATGGCGGGGCCGCTGTGAAGTAAAGCGGTTACCCCGCCATTGCCAGGCGATTGCGACCTTCACGCTTGGCCACATACAAGGCATTGTCCGCCCGGCGCAACAGGCTCTCGGCGGACTCTCCCGCCAGCAAGGTCGAGCAACCCAGGCTCACCGTCAATTCGATACGTTCCTCATCCGCCCAGTAATCCTGGGCCTGTGCCGCCTGGCGCAGGCGCTCACCGACCATCGATGCCGCATCCCGGCCGGTGTTGGACAGCAGGATCAGAAACTCTTCCCCGCCAAACCGAAATACCATGTCCACATTGCGCAGCTGGTTCTTGATCGAGGCGGCGACCGCTTTCAGCACCTTGTCGCCCGTGGCGTGGCCGTGGGTGTCGTTGATGTGCTTGAAGTGGTCGATGTCCAGCATCAACAGGGACAGCGGCTGCAGGTGCCGGCGGGCCATGTCGATTTCCCGTTGCAGGGTCTGGTCCATGGCGATGCGGTTGCCGGTTTCGGTCAGCGGGTCGCGCAGGGCGCTGCGGGTTGCCGCGCGGTAGAGCAGGGCGTTGCGCATCGGGTAGAGGAGGGTGGCCAGCAGTGATTCCAGGTTGGCCAGCTCGTCATCGATGAAGCGTTGGTTGCGCCGAAACACCAGTTCACCGAGGTGCTCGCCGTCGTGGCTGAGGGCATAGCTCACCGAATGATGACCGCGATGGCCATATTCCAGGCGCAGGTCGCTGGCTTCGTGACGGTATTGCAGGGCGTCCAGCGGCACCAGGCGTTGGATTTCGCGGAAGAACAACGCAAGGATGTGCTCCGGCTCCAGGCTGGTTTGCAACTGCATGCCCAATTGCTGGCGAAGTTGGGCAACAGTGGCGGGGCGTCGCGGGAGTAAGGAAGGCTGACCAAAGCCCAGGCGTTGCAATTTGGCACTGTCGAAGTCAATTGCGTTGGTCTGGGTCGGTGTTTTCATAAGCGAATGAGCCTCTAAGCACAAAACTGTCTTACAGGCTGGGTGAGAGCGTCTTACTGTTCCTTCAGTTCCGTAGGACTGACGTACAGTCTAGCCCGGTTTGCTTGAGGGTATAACTGCCGCACGTCTTATAGCCGGGGCCGCGTTGCTGCGGCCCCGGCATTGGGCTTATTGTTTTTGCGGGTCAAACTGCTTGTCGCGGATAAACAGCGCCGGAATCACCCCGCAGATGAAGTACGCACCGCCCATGACCAGGAACCCCACGCCGATCGAACCATGGGACGCCAGGAAGCCAATGGCCGCCGGCGCCACTGCCGCGCCAATCCGGCCAATGTTGTAGGCCCCACCCACCGCCGAACCGCGAAATTTCGCTTCGAAGCTTTCGGTCATGTAGGTCGCGTTCACACCGTAGGGAATGCCGTACAGGAAGCCGAACACGATCAGCATCCACAGGATGTTGTCCGGGCTCTGGAACAGCACGATCACCGGCAGGAAAATCGCCGTGCCCAGCGCGCCGACGGCGAACACCAGGCGCCGGCCGAGGCGGTCTGCCGCGAGCCCGGCGAGCACCTTGCCGAAAATCATCGCCGCGTAGGTACCGACCATGTAGCTGGTCATCGACTTGAAGTTCATCCCCAACTCGCCTTCCAGGTAGGACGGCATCCAGTTGTTGACCCCGTAGTAGCCGAACTGCAGGAAGCCTGCGGTCAGCGCCCAGAGGATGAACATGCGGCTGGCTTTCGGGTCGCTGAAGATCAGCTTGAACATGCCGTCGGGCTTCTTCGCCGAGACGCGCTTGATGCCTTCGGCCTTTTCCCGGGCGCGTTCGGCCTGGGCCTTGAGCCAGGCTTGCGGCTCCGGCACCAGGCGCTGCATCAGCACGGCGAGGATCACCGGGATGATCGCCACGTAAAACAGCCAGCGCCAGCCGTGGTTGGGCAGGATCCAGC
Proteins encoded:
- a CDS encoding EAL domain-containing protein gives rise to the protein MKQKQTLGTPRLLGIVWPFIAVVLFQALLGCVSLYVLSAVRGYVAGESLWSKGQKDAIFYLTLYADNRNEATFLKYQNAIAVPQGGHELRVALDRPTPDLTAARLGILKGGNHRDDVSSLIWLYLNFRHFSYLEKAIELWTVGDGYLVQLDDLAQEMHRAILANQVSSADVQGWKERIFAINDGVTPAAKAFSDALGEGSRMILRLLLVTNLATALGLIMLALLRTHKLLAQRHAFADALQLEKERAQITLESIGDGVITTDVDGAIAYMNPAAEALTHWKAAQAQGLPLAALFNLLDENAQADGFTLIERILGGQLGGGSEHSKLIQRLDGTTVSVTLVGAPIRSAGKVVGAVLVLHDMTQERQYIANLSWQATHDALTGLANRREFEFRLEQVLHNVGRQQSGRHALMFLDLDQFKLVNDTCGHAAGDELLRHICALLQSDLREGDTLARLGGDEFGILLENCPAPVAEKIAESLRHTVQSLHFVWKGRPFVTTVSIGLVHITQAPTTLETSLRAADMACYMAKEKGRNRVQVYHADDSELSLRFGEMAWVQRLHMALEENRFCLYAQEIAPLGHTEHGDGHIEILLRLHDEAGRIILPNSFIPAAERYGLMTSLDRWVVENVFKIIAGCMRERPGRPMAMCAINLSGITIGDEDFLGFLREQFSAYGIPPEMICFEITETSAIANLGSAIRFINELKELGCYFSLDDFCAGMSSFAYLKHLPVDFLKIDGSFVKDMLDDPINRAMVEVINHIGHVMGKRTIAEFVETPQIEQALLEIGVDYAQGYLIERPQLFTFDSLQCRPVRPQPLLFKAPGTFR
- the trhO gene encoding oxygen-dependent tRNA uridine(34) hydroxylase TrhO, which translates into the protein MTQPIVVAALYKFVTLEDYVALREPLLQAMVDNGIKGTLLIAEEGINGTVSGSREGIDGLMAWLKNDPRMDDIDHKESYCDEQPFYRTKVKLKKEIVTLGVEGVDPNKKVGTYVNPQDWNALISDPEVLLIDTRNDYEVSIGTFEGAIDPKTTSFREFPDYIKANFDPAKHKKVAMFCTGGIRCEKASSYMLSEGFDEVYHLKGGILKYLEEVPQEETKWQGDCFVFDNRVTVRHDLSEGDYDQCHACRTPVSVEDRASEHYVAGISCPHCWDKLSEKTRRSAIDRQKQIELAKARNMPHPIGYNYKQSPSSEA
- a CDS encoding MFS transporter, which produces MEVAASAGALSPAKNNLWIIVFIFCFLGLLIDGADLMLLSYSLSSLKAEFGLTSVEAGSLGSFTLAGMAIGGIYGGWACDRFGRVKTVVWSIVLFSAGTAILGMTHSYWQFASTRFFASLGLGALYVACNTLMAEYVPTRYRTTVLGTLQAGWSVGYIVATLLAGWILPNHGWRWLFYVAIIPVILAVLMQRLVPEPQAWLKAQAERAREKAEGIKRVSAKKPDGMFKLIFSDPKASRMFILWALTAGFLQFGYYGVNNWMPSYLEGELGMNFKSMTSYMVGTYAAMIFGKVLAGLAADRLGRRLVFAVGALGTAIFLPVIVLFQSPDNILWMLIVFGFLYGIPYGVNATYMTESFEAKFRGSAVGGAYNIGRIGAAVAPAAIGFLASHGSIGVGFLVMGGAYFICGVIPALFIRDKQFDPQKQ
- a CDS encoding BolA family protein, which produces MTMQQRIESALVALSPEHLSVLDESHMHSRGLQTHFKAVLVSQQFEGLNRVKRHQKVYATLGDLMSEFHALALHTYTPEEWAKIDAAPASPTCAGGH
- a CDS encoding DUF2059 domain-containing protein; translated protein: MTRLRAICTAVALVCASGQVFADTASHNASAEAFLTLAHADKLGTPVYMQVQQMFAQRFEQTKAPASKQTVLDTYQAKANTALDQAIGWNKLKPDMIKLYTDNFSESELKDLVAFYQSPLGKKVLEKMPQLTQQSAQMTQAKLESAVPVVNKLLEDMTNELTPKAPAPAKKK
- a CDS encoding class II fumarate hydratase encodes the protein MSRIETDSLGEVQVPDDAYWGAQTQRSLVNFAIGDQRMPLAVLHALALIKKAAARVNDRNGDLPADIARLIEQAADEVLDGKHDDQFPLVVWQTGSGTQSNMNANEVIAGRANELSGKARGGKSPVHPNDHVNRSQSSNDCFPTAMSIAAVQAVTEKLLPAIRELSGGLAELSARHMKLVKTGRTHMMDATPITFGQEVSAFIAQLDYAERAIRSALPAVCELAQGGTAVGTGLNSPHGFGEAIASELAALSGLPFVTAPNKFAALSGHEPLTTLHGALKTLAVALMKIANDLRLLGSGPRAGLAEVKLPANEPGSSIMPGKVNPTQCEALSMLACQVLGNDVTIGFAASQGHLQLNVYKPVIIHNLLESIRLLADGCSNFQEHCIAGLEPDAEQMAAHLERGLMLVTALNPHIGYDKSAEIAKKAYAEGLTLREAALKLGYLTDEEFDQWVRPENMLEAGH
- a CDS encoding TenA family transcriptional regulator; the encoded protein is MEASSYPAWAQQLIQACSESKRRVVEHELYQRMRDNKLSAKTMRHYLIGGWPVVEQFALYMAQNLTKTKFARHPGEDMARRWLMRNIRVELNHADYWVHWARAHGVSLEELQAQEVPPELHALSHWCWHTSSADSLIVAIAATNYAIEGATGEWSAVVCSTGVYAAAFPEEDRKRAMKWLKMHAQYDDAHPWEALEIICTLAGMNPTKELQVELRQAVCKSYDYMYLFLERCMQLEKSAASSRKQPELVASEA
- a CDS encoding ABC transporter ATP-binding protein; its protein translation is MHDQPDPIEQPKRVDRLTWAEVRRLALRHKKSLWIANGVAVLATLCSVPIPLLLPLLVDEVLLGHGDAALKVMNHALPLGWQKAAGYIGLMLLVTLLLRCGALVFNVLQARLFARLAKDIVYRIRVRLIERLKRISLSEYESLGSGTVTTHLVTDLDTVDKFVGETLSRFLVAMLTLVGTSGILMWMHWKLALLILLFNPLVIYATVQLGKRVKHLKKLENDSTSRFTQALTETLDAIQEVRAGNRQGFFLGRLGQRAQEVRDFAVNSQWKSDASSRASGLLFQFGIDIFRAAAMLTVLFSDLSIGQMLAVFSYLWFMISPVEQLLNLQYAYYAAGGALTRINELLARADEPQYAGGADPFTGRETVGIEVRGLNFGYGEELVLDQLNLNIAPGEKVAIVGASGGGKSTLVQLLLGLYTPQAGSIRFGGLTQQEIGLETIRENVSVVLQHPALFNDTVRANLTMGRERSDQACWQALEIAQLDATVKALPLGLDSVVGRSGVRFSGGQRQRLAIARMVLAEPKVVILDEATSALDAATEYNLHQALARFLSGRTTLIIAHRLSAVKQADRVLVFDGGHIAEDGDHQQLIADGGLYAKLYGHLQQVR
- a CDS encoding DsbA family protein is translated as MSARLLYVMDPMCSWCWGFAPVAKALVEQAQAAGVELHLVVGGLRTGSGAALEPTTRRYILEHWQAVTDATGQPFKREGALPEGFVYDTEPACRAVVTARSLAPDCAWKLLGLIQQAFYVEGRDVTRADVLVELAETAGVPRIEFAEAFDRADQHAATAADFTWVQDLGIAGFPTLLAERNGQLALLTNGYQPLSELAPLLSRWLERAACA
- a CDS encoding GGDEF domain-containing protein → MKTPTQTNAIDFDSAKLQRLGFGQPSLLPRRPATVAQLRQQLGMQLQTSLEPEHILALFFREIQRLVPLDALQYRHEASDLRLEYGHRGHHSVSYALSHDGEHLGELVFRRNQRFIDDELANLESLLATLLYPMRNALLYRAATRSALRDPLTETGNRIAMDQTLQREIDMARRHLQPLSLLMLDIDHFKHINDTHGHATGDKVLKAVAASIKNQLRNVDMVFRFGGEEFLILLSNTGRDAASMVGERLRQAAQAQDYWADEERIELTVSLGCSTLLAGESAESLLRRADNALYVAKREGRNRLAMAG